Proteins co-encoded in one Microbacterium hydrocarbonoxydans genomic window:
- a CDS encoding DUF2156 domain-containing protein, with product MTEARTPTSHPVAAVLRRIPATLTMVAVIIVVGVIWQGLWSPFEKTDLFTTVAYGLPNLAQGKWWTPLTGTFFVNAPWVYVFTISGFWGMAYLEHRRGTRVALAYYWIGQLFAILATALVLFLASQLPWAWAQQQAAALDVGASGGTMACIAAAIGLFRPPWRVRGWLVLLGFVFIAMLFWGAVADLEHLLAVLLILVVDRTLRVQRTTVREQRLIAVISLLVLGAVEIITTLVATDGPFGPTEPASGGFIDLAIDLVVIVVLMNGLLRGRRWAWVLVMLLGLFNILVATLVLVFITVFSQAQVDLRWDGETELALANGFLWLILLVYLIAVRRAFRARRKSPLGIQPAPTIDEVKTELRAHGGGTLSWMTTWEGNSYARSDAGIVAYQRRTGVALALADPIGPAASRAAAVAEFIRATELAGLVPCFFSADDATREAVPAGWRSLVVADDTIVDLPGLEFTGKRWNSVRSSLNRAGREEMTFRMTRLADESWGVRQQLRAISEAWVGDKDLPEMRFTLGTLEEAEDREVRLALAIAPNGDVDGFLSWLPVYGEGGVVRGWTLDLMRRRDGGFAPVMEYLIGSSAKQFSEEGAEIMSLSGAPLAHDYPPDAGMIAVLSDRLAEALEPVYGFGSLHRFKQKFHPRYETMYLLFRDESDLPAIGTALTRAFLPDATLRQFAGAGLELVHGSKD from the coding sequence ATGACCGAGGCGCGAACCCCCACATCGCATCCTGTCGCCGCCGTGCTGCGGCGCATCCCGGCCACGCTCACGATGGTCGCCGTGATCATCGTGGTCGGCGTGATCTGGCAGGGCCTGTGGAGTCCGTTCGAGAAGACCGATCTGTTCACCACCGTCGCATACGGCCTGCCCAACCTCGCCCAGGGCAAGTGGTGGACCCCGCTCACCGGCACGTTCTTCGTCAACGCACCCTGGGTCTATGTGTTCACGATCTCGGGTTTCTGGGGCATGGCGTATCTCGAGCACCGCCGCGGCACACGGGTCGCGCTCGCGTACTACTGGATCGGACAGCTCTTCGCGATCCTCGCCACGGCGCTCGTGCTGTTCCTCGCCTCGCAGCTGCCGTGGGCCTGGGCCCAGCAGCAGGCAGCCGCGCTCGATGTCGGCGCCTCGGGCGGCACCATGGCGTGCATCGCCGCGGCGATCGGTCTCTTCCGACCCCCGTGGCGGGTGCGCGGCTGGCTCGTGCTGCTCGGCTTCGTGTTCATCGCGATGCTGTTCTGGGGTGCCGTCGCAGATCTCGAGCATCTGCTGGCCGTGCTGCTGATCCTCGTCGTCGACCGCACGCTGCGCGTGCAGCGCACCACGGTCCGCGAGCAGCGCCTGATCGCCGTGATCTCGCTCCTCGTGCTCGGAGCGGTCGAGATCATCACGACACTCGTCGCGACCGACGGCCCGTTCGGTCCCACGGAGCCCGCATCGGGAGGGTTCATCGATCTCGCGATCGACCTCGTCGTCATCGTCGTGCTCATGAACGGGCTGCTGCGCGGCCGGCGCTGGGCGTGGGTGCTCGTGATGCTGCTCGGCCTCTTCAACATCCTGGTCGCGACCCTGGTGCTCGTCTTCATCACGGTGTTCTCGCAAGCTCAGGTCGACCTGCGCTGGGACGGCGAGACAGAGCTCGCGCTCGCCAACGGCTTCCTCTGGCTGATCCTCCTCGTCTACCTGATCGCCGTGCGCCGCGCGTTCCGAGCCAGGCGCAAGTCGCCTCTCGGCATCCAGCCGGCCCCGACGATCGACGAGGTGAAGACAGAACTGCGCGCGCACGGCGGCGGCACGCTGTCGTGGATGACGACCTGGGAGGGGAACAGCTACGCGCGCAGCGACGCGGGGATCGTCGCGTACCAGCGGCGAACCGGCGTCGCCCTCGCCCTCGCCGACCCGATCGGCCCCGCGGCATCACGCGCAGCTGCCGTCGCCGAGTTCATCCGAGCCACCGAACTGGCAGGCCTCGTGCCGTGCTTCTTCAGCGCAGACGACGCCACCCGGGAGGCCGTTCCCGCAGGCTGGCGCAGCCTGGTCGTCGCCGACGACACGATCGTCGATCTGCCGGGTCTGGAGTTCACGGGCAAGCGCTGGAACTCGGTGCGCAGCTCGCTCAACCGCGCGGGGCGCGAGGAGATGACCTTCCGGATGACTCGGCTGGCCGATGAGTCGTGGGGCGTGCGTCAGCAGTTGCGCGCGATCTCGGAGGCATGGGTCGGAGACAAGGATCTGCCCGAGATGAGGTTCACACTCGGCACTCTCGAGGAGGCGGAGGATCGGGAGGTCAGGCTCGCTCTCGCGATCGCGCCCAACGGCGACGTCGACGGCTTCCTCTCATGGCTGCCGGTCTACGGCGAGGGCGGAGTCGTGCGCGGATGGACGCTCGACCTCATGCGGCGCCGCGACGGAGGTTTCGCACCGGTGATGGAGTATCTGATCGGGTCGTCCGCGAAGCAGTTCTCCGAGGAGGGGGCGGAGATCATGTCGCTCTCCGGCGCTCCGCTCGCCCACGACTATCCGCCGGACGCCGGCATGATCGCGGTTCTCAGCGACCGCCTCGCCGAGGCGCTCGAGCCCGTCTACGGCTTCGGATCCCTGCACCGCTTCAAGCAGAAGTTCCATCCTCGGTACGAGACCATGTATCTGCTGTTCCGCGATGAGAGCGACCTTCCGGCGATCGGCACGGCGCTGACCCGGGCGTTCCTCCCCGATGCGACGCTGCGACAGTTCGCCGGCGCGGGACTCGAGCTGGTGCACGGCAGCAAGGACTGA
- a CDS encoding PQQ-dependent sugar dehydrogenase — translation MAVSRSFRFPTTARRASIALTAASVVLLAACTAPPTSAPVSDAESFVEDLDAPWSIAFHDEVALVSERDSARVLEVAEDGRVREVGVIDGVSPRGEGGLLGLAVHDGELFTYFTADAENRVERRSIVGEAGALSLGPATTVLDGIPAAGNHNGGRIAFGPDGMLYVTTGDAGDRDSAQDLDAVSGKILRLTPEGGVPSDNPFDGSPVYSYGHRNPQGIGWDAEGTMYASEFGQDTWDELNVIEAGGDYGWPEVEGISGGDDHIDPVQQWQPDAASPSGIAVTGSDIVIANLRGERLRIVPLDDLASGTERFAGELGRLRDVVVAPDGALWVLTNNTDGRGSPSSGDDRILRLDGD, via the coding sequence ATGGCCGTGTCTCGATCCTTTCGCTTCCCGACGACTGCTCGGCGTGCATCGATCGCGCTGACCGCAGCATCCGTGGTCCTGCTCGCGGCATGCACCGCCCCGCCCACGTCGGCGCCGGTCTCGGATGCCGAGTCGTTCGTCGAGGATCTCGACGCCCCGTGGTCGATCGCCTTCCACGACGAGGTGGCCCTGGTGAGCGAGCGCGACAGCGCGCGGGTGCTCGAGGTCGCCGAAGACGGTCGGGTGCGCGAGGTCGGAGTGATCGACGGGGTCTCGCCGCGCGGCGAGGGCGGGCTGCTCGGGCTCGCCGTGCATGACGGGGAGCTCTTCACATACTTCACGGCGGATGCGGAGAACCGCGTCGAGCGGCGCTCGATCGTGGGAGAGGCCGGTGCGCTGTCGCTCGGCCCCGCCACCACCGTGCTCGACGGCATCCCTGCCGCGGGGAACCACAACGGAGGGCGCATCGCGTTCGGCCCGGACGGGATGCTCTACGTCACGACGGGCGACGCGGGCGACCGAGACAGCGCTCAGGACCTCGACGCGGTGTCGGGCAAGATCCTGCGCCTCACGCCCGAGGGCGGAGTGCCGTCGGACAATCCGTTCGACGGGTCACCCGTCTACAGCTACGGGCACCGCAATCCGCAGGGCATCGGCTGGGATGCCGAGGGCACGATGTATGCGAGCGAGTTCGGGCAGGACACCTGGGACGAGCTCAATGTGATCGAGGCCGGCGGCGACTACGGCTGGCCCGAGGTCGAGGGGATCTCCGGTGGCGACGACCACATCGACCCCGTGCAGCAGTGGCAGCCGGATGCCGCGAGCCCGAGCGGCATCGCGGTCACCGGCTCCGACATCGTGATCGCCAACCTCCGCGGCGAGCGACTGCGCATCGTGCCGCTCGATGACCTGGCCTCCGGCACCGAACGGTTCGCCGGCGAGCTCGGCCGCCTGCGCGACGTCGTCGTCGCACCGGATGGCGCGCTCTGGGTGCTCACGAACAACACGGACGGACGCGGGAGCCCGTCATCCGGCGACGACCGCATCCTCCGTCTCGATGGCGACTGA
- a CDS encoding oxidoreductase, with protein MTDALPPLDMIARQQPLASEFGYRSTAAEVIAGIDLSGKTAIVSGGYSGLGLETVRALTDAGVRVIVPARRLDAAAQALAGIDAVEVRSADLGDLDSVAAFTDTVRSDGHPIDLVLDVAGIMATPFGHTAQGFESQFGTNHLGHFALVGGVADLLPEGARVISYSSGGHFRSPVRFDDIDFETTAYDPWVAYGQSKTANALFAVGLARRGADRGILAFSVHPGGIMTDLQRHLPREELISRGWIDEDGTPNPRFKTPAEGASTGLWAATAPELIDRSGAYCEDCSIKGIVAVDHTDMTTGGVKEWAIDPEAAERLWALSVTATGVDAFA; from the coding sequence ATGACAGATGCGCTCCCCCCTCTCGACATGATCGCCCGCCAGCAGCCCCTCGCCTCGGAGTTCGGCTACCGCTCCACCGCGGCCGAGGTGATCGCCGGCATCGATCTCTCGGGCAAGACCGCGATCGTCTCGGGCGGATACTCGGGACTCGGTCTCGAGACGGTGCGTGCGCTCACGGATGCCGGCGTGCGTGTGATCGTGCCCGCGCGTCGCCTGGACGCCGCCGCACAGGCTCTCGCAGGGATCGACGCGGTCGAGGTGCGCAGCGCCGATCTCGGCGACCTCGACTCGGTGGCCGCATTCACCGACACGGTGCGCAGCGACGGGCATCCGATCGATCTCGTGCTCGACGTCGCCGGCATCATGGCCACCCCGTTCGGACACACGGCGCAGGGGTTCGAGTCGCAGTTCGGCACCAATCACCTGGGGCACTTCGCGCTGGTCGGCGGGGTGGCAGACCTGCTGCCGGAGGGCGCGCGAGTGATCTCCTACTCGTCGGGAGGGCACTTCCGCTCCCCGGTGCGCTTCGATGACATCGACTTCGAGACCACGGCCTACGACCCGTGGGTCGCCTACGGACAGTCGAAGACCGCGAACGCGCTGTTCGCCGTGGGGCTGGCCCGCCGCGGCGCAGACCGCGGCATCCTGGCCTTCTCCGTGCATCCTGGCGGCATCATGACCGACCTGCAGCGGCACCTGCCCCGCGAGGAGCTGATCTCCCGCGGTTGGATCGACGAGGACGGAACCCCCAACCCCCGGTTCAAGACCCCCGCAGAGGGAGCATCGACGGGACTCTGGGCGGCGACCGCGCCCGAGCTGATCGATCGGAGCGGCGCCTACTGCGAGGACTGCTCGATCAAGGGCATCGTCGCAGTCGACCACACCGACATGACCACGGGCGGCGTGAAGGAGTGGGCGATCGATCCCGAGGCCGCCGAGCGACTGTGGGCGCTCTCGGTCACTGCGACGGGAGTCGACGCCTTCGCCTGA
- a CDS encoding MerR family transcriptional regulator, protein MDDVIDTTRTFSIGELARLAGVSVHTLRWYEAEGLFPRDVPRTPGGRRVYAHDSLAWLALLARLRESGAPIAVLRDYAALVRAGSGNEAERLALLRAHERSLDAQIETLIACRQVISAKAGAYQEALVARGLL, encoded by the coding sequence GTGGACGATGTGATCGACACGACGCGCACGTTCAGCATCGGCGAGCTCGCCCGCCTCGCCGGTGTGAGCGTGCACACCCTGCGCTGGTACGAGGCCGAGGGGCTGTTCCCGCGCGATGTGCCGCGCACTCCGGGCGGGCGGCGCGTCTACGCCCATGACTCGCTGGCGTGGCTCGCTCTGCTGGCGCGACTGCGCGAGTCCGGCGCCCCCATCGCCGTGCTCCGCGACTACGCCGCCCTGGTGCGCGCCGGCAGCGGCAACGAGGCCGAGCGTCTGGCACTGCTGCGCGCGCACGAACGCTCGCTCGACGCGCAGATCGAGACGCTGATCGCCTGCCGTCAGGTCATCAGTGCCAAGGCCGGGGCCTACCAGGAGGCGCTCGTCGCCCGAGGACTCCTCTGA
- a CDS encoding thioredoxin domain-containing protein has product MKTRVTATLIAITAAIVLAVVGIVWALSQRAPEPAAPEGAKLQTVRTDSHVLDDGGPDAVTVVEFLDFECEACGAFYPIVEDLREKYSGEITYVVRYFPLPGHVNSTQAALAAEAAAQQGRFEDMYHRLFETQAQWGEKSEETPEVFRGFATELGLDMAAYDAALADPATLERVQADKSDGERLGVRSTPSFFIDGEPVVLEAWGDLETAVQTAVQTAVGE; this is encoded by the coding sequence ATGAAGACCCGTGTCACGGCGACCCTGATCGCCATCACCGCCGCCATCGTCCTCGCCGTCGTCGGCATCGTCTGGGCCCTGTCGCAGCGCGCCCCAGAGCCCGCGGCGCCCGAGGGCGCGAAGCTGCAGACCGTGCGCACCGACTCGCACGTCCTCGATGACGGAGGACCGGACGCCGTCACCGTGGTCGAGTTCCTCGACTTCGAATGCGAGGCGTGCGGAGCGTTCTATCCGATCGTCGAAGACCTGCGCGAGAAGTACTCGGGCGAGATCACCTACGTGGTGAGGTACTTCCCTCTGCCCGGCCACGTCAACTCGACCCAGGCCGCTCTCGCCGCCGAAGCCGCGGCACAGCAGGGCCGCTTCGAGGACATGTATCACCGCCTCTTCGAGACGCAGGCGCAGTGGGGTGAGAAGTCGGAGGAGACGCCCGAGGTGTTCCGCGGATTCGCGACCGAGCTCGGGCTCGACATGGCCGCGTACGACGCGGCGCTCGCCGACCCGGCGACACTCGAGCGGGTGCAGGCCGACAAGAGCGACGGCGAGCGGCTGGGCGTGCGCAGCACCCCGAGCTTCTTCATCGACGGCGAACCCGTGGTGTTGGAGGCCTGGGGAGATCTCGAGACGGCAGTGCAGACGGCCGTGCAGACGGCCGTGGGCGAATAG
- a CDS encoding PLD nuclease N-terminal domain-containing protein: MARLLIVGGFLAAIFWVYSIVDCAVQPSTRHRGVPKAAWVAIVVFIPVIGGILWFVIGRRRANDNGGAIRIMGPDDDPRFLRTISKSEQDARIRRLEEELARLEDETDEGTASDGTAPDARP, encoded by the coding sequence GTGGCGAGACTGTTGATCGTAGGCGGCTTCCTGGCAGCCATCTTCTGGGTGTACAGCATCGTCGACTGCGCCGTGCAGCCGTCGACGCGGCACCGTGGCGTGCCGAAGGCCGCCTGGGTCGCGATCGTCGTCTTCATCCCCGTCATCGGCGGAATCCTCTGGTTCGTGATCGGACGCCGCCGCGCGAACGACAACGGCGGCGCGATCCGCATCATGGGCCCCGACGATGATCCGCGGTTCCTTCGCACCATCAGCAAGAGCGAGCAGGACGCCCGCATCCGTCGTCTCGAGGAGGAGCTCGCGCGCCTCGAGGACGAGACCGACGAGGGCACGGCATCGGACGGCACCGCGCCGGACGCGCGTCCGTGA
- the menD gene encoding 2-succinyl-5-enolpyruvyl-6-hydroxy-3-cyclohexene-1-carboxylic-acid synthase yields MTASPATDAAASLIADLIGHGVRDLVLSPGSRSQGLALAAVHAANQGHLRVHVRIDERVAGFTALGLSRETGVPAAVLCTSGTAAANLLPAAMEAFHSGVPLLLLTADRPPELRGIGANQATTQPGMFAPWAREQIDAPVPGDGDWSGLAARVVAIAMGADAQHGLLGIAGPVHLNLPSREPLSGDIPDLDITPGDAPLRAASEPLVLDRSRRTVVIAGADAGADAEEIAHAGSWPLIAEIVSGARFGRQIVHGYRALLGEAELGGRIERAVVLGHPTLSREVTRLLSRPDVEVIAVRRGGEELNLNGRTTPAASVSVAPGPADREWLGAWLTASAAHAVDLSERAPDPHGLASTDFTARRVAMRAELEAVRRPLDRELLADAVWRATWPHDRLVFGSSRLVRVADAVLGGKKVPVHANRGLAGIDGTIATATGIALASQAGGAPGVTRVLLGDLTFLHDVGALLLPPDEHEPRIQVIVGNDGGGTIFDGLEVGATADRADLDRAFYTPHGVRLEQLALAYGWEYQRITTRTALDQALTTPAGGRQLIEVPLSR; encoded by the coding sequence GTGACGGCATCGCCCGCGACGGATGCTGCGGCATCCCTGATCGCCGACCTGATCGGCCACGGCGTGCGCGATCTGGTGCTCTCGCCGGGATCCCGTTCGCAAGGACTCGCGCTCGCCGCAGTGCATGCCGCGAACCAGGGGCACCTGCGTGTGCACGTGCGCATCGACGAGCGCGTCGCGGGATTCACCGCGCTGGGTCTTTCGCGCGAGACCGGAGTCCCCGCAGCCGTGCTCTGCACCTCGGGAACCGCCGCCGCGAATCTGTTGCCCGCTGCGATGGAGGCCTTCCACTCCGGCGTCCCGCTGCTGCTGCTCACGGCTGATCGCCCGCCCGAGCTCCGCGGCATCGGAGCGAACCAGGCGACCACCCAGCCCGGCATGTTCGCTCCGTGGGCGCGCGAGCAGATCGACGCTCCTGTGCCTGGTGACGGCGACTGGTCGGGCCTCGCTGCCCGTGTCGTCGCGATCGCGATGGGGGCGGATGCGCAGCACGGCCTTCTCGGCATCGCAGGTCCCGTGCACCTCAACCTGCCGTCGCGCGAGCCGCTCTCGGGCGACATCCCGGATCTCGATATCACCCCGGGAGACGCACCGCTGCGCGCCGCCTCCGAGCCGCTCGTGCTCGATCGCTCACGCCGCACGGTCGTCATCGCCGGAGCCGACGCCGGGGCGGATGCCGAAGAGATCGCCCACGCGGGATCATGGCCGCTGATCGCCGAGATCGTCAGCGGAGCCCGGTTCGGACGCCAGATCGTGCACGGCTACCGCGCCCTGCTCGGCGAGGCCGAACTCGGCGGACGCATCGAGCGTGCCGTGGTGCTCGGTCACCCCACACTCAGCCGCGAGGTCACACGGCTGCTGTCGCGCCCCGATGTCGAGGTGATCGCGGTGCGCCGCGGAGGCGAAGAGCTGAACCTCAACGGACGTACCACGCCTGCCGCATCCGTCTCCGTCGCGCCGGGTCCGGCCGATCGTGAGTGGCTCGGCGCCTGGCTCACGGCATCCGCCGCGCACGCCGTCGACCTCAGCGAGCGGGCTCCGGATCCGCACGGACTCGCGTCGACCGATTTCACCGCCCGCCGCGTCGCCATGAGGGCCGAGCTCGAGGCCGTGCGGCGTCCGCTCGACCGCGAGCTGCTGGCCGACGCCGTCTGGCGGGCGACCTGGCCCCACGACCGGCTCGTGTTCGGCTCGTCGCGTCTGGTGCGGGTGGCGGATGCGGTGCTCGGCGGCAAGAAGGTGCCGGTGCACGCCAATCGGGGTCTCGCCGGCATCGACGGCACGATCGCCACCGCGACCGGCATCGCCCTCGCGAGCCAGGCCGGGGGAGCGCCCGGGGTCACGCGCGTGCTGCTCGGCGACCTCACCTTCCTCCACGACGTGGGTGCGCTGCTGCTGCCGCCCGACGAGCATGAGCCGCGCATCCAGGTGATCGTCGGCAACGACGGCGGCGGAACGATCTTCGACGGGCTCGAGGTGGGTGCCACGGCGGACCGCGCCGATCTCGACCGCGCCTTCTACACCCCGCACGGCGTGCGACTCGAGCAGCTGGCCCTCGCGTACGGGTGGGAGTATCAGCGGATCACCACCCGCACCGCCTTGGACCAGGCGCTCACGACCCCGGCCGGCGGACGTCAGCTGATCGAGGTCCCGCTGTCCCGCTGA
- a CDS encoding polyphosphate kinase 2 family protein: MTAHEWAKTLQVGEGFRLSDVDPQSTPGYSGAKADGKRDLEAGLDELNGLQERLFAESRVGIAKDSVLLILQAMDSAGKGGIVRHVVGGVDPQGVALTAFKAPTDEELAHDFLWRVSRRLPEPGFIGVFDRSHYEDVLIGRVRSLASAEEIERRYDAINEFEAGVAASGTRIVKVMLHISPDEQKSRLMERLERPDKHWKYNPGDVDERLLWDDYMAAYQTVFERTSTAAAPWHVIPADHKWFARLAVQELLLDALQRIDPQWPAADFDVEAEKKRLAAS; the protein is encoded by the coding sequence ATGACAGCGCATGAGTGGGCCAAGACCCTCCAGGTCGGCGAGGGATTCCGCCTCTCCGATGTCGATCCGCAGAGCACTCCCGGGTACAGCGGCGCGAAGGCCGACGGCAAGCGCGACCTCGAGGCCGGCCTCGACGAGCTCAACGGCCTGCAGGAGAGGCTCTTCGCCGAGAGTCGGGTCGGCATCGCGAAGGACTCCGTGCTGCTGATCCTGCAGGCGATGGACTCCGCCGGCAAGGGCGGCATCGTGCGCCACGTCGTGGGCGGCGTCGACCCGCAGGGTGTCGCGCTCACGGCGTTCAAGGCCCCGACCGACGAGGAGCTCGCGCACGATTTCCTCTGGCGCGTCAGCAGACGACTTCCGGAGCCCGGCTTCATCGGTGTCTTCGACCGCTCGCACTACGAAGACGTGCTGATCGGCCGAGTGAGGTCGCTGGCCTCTGCCGAGGAGATCGAGCGTCGATACGACGCCATCAACGAGTTCGAGGCAGGGGTCGCGGCATCGGGCACCCGCATCGTCAAGGTCATGCTGCACATCTCGCCCGACGAGCAGAAGTCCAGGCTGATGGAACGGCTCGAACGCCCGGACAAGCACTGGAAGTACAACCCCGGCGATGTCGACGAGCGACTGCTGTGGGACGACTACATGGCGGCGTATCAGACCGTGTTCGAGCGCACCTCGACCGCCGCCGCTCCGTGGCATGTGATCCCGGCCGACCACAAGTGGTTCGCACGCCTCGCCGTGCAGGAGCTGCTGCTCGACGCGCTGCAGCGGATCGATCCGCAATGGCCGGCTGCCGACTTCGACGTCGAGGCCGAGAAGAAGCGCCTCGCCGCGAGCTGA
- a CDS encoding chorismate-binding protein, with the protein MSNRLVVETREIDPVEDLLAYADPNDPLAWLRRGDGIVAVDGGIAASIRVPAGADQLRSAAIATAWRDLARDAEIADPLSLPGTGLVAFGALTFDEDSAADSVLIVPSLVIGRHRGRTWLTSIRRSSGSDSDSGSGSGSGSGSDSGSGSGSAQADAETAAYGPHWAGTVGPGEQSPQGYQDSVRQALDRIAAGELSKVVLARDLSGSIPAGSDLRRLVRALSTGYPDTWAFAVDGLIGASPETLVTVQERTVTARVLAGTIGRGADADADTAASAHLASSTKDLDEHQYAVQSVLASLRPHTRALAASEQPFLLKLPNLFHLATDVEGELADGGSSLDLVGALHPTAAVAGTPTSAAIAAIRELEPFDRGRYAGPVGWVDQAGNGEWAIALRCAQFSVAAGADAGADIAVTAYAGAGIVAGSDPESELLETRVKFRPLVDALA; encoded by the coding sequence GTGAGTAACAGGCTGGTCGTGGAGACCCGTGAGATCGATCCGGTCGAGGATCTCCTGGCCTACGCCGACCCGAATGATCCCCTCGCCTGGCTGCGCCGAGGAGACGGGATCGTCGCGGTCGACGGGGGTATCGCGGCGAGCATCCGCGTGCCCGCGGGCGCCGATCAGCTGCGCTCTGCGGCGATCGCGACCGCCTGGCGGGACCTGGCACGGGATGCCGAGATCGCTGACCCCCTGTCACTGCCCGGCACCGGTCTCGTGGCCTTCGGAGCGTTGACGTTCGACGAGGACTCCGCGGCCGACAGCGTGCTGATCGTTCCGTCACTGGTCATCGGCAGACACCGCGGTCGCACCTGGCTCACCAGCATCCGCCGGTCCTCCGGTTCTGATTCTGATTCTGGTTCCGGTTCTGGTTCTGGTTCCGGTTCTGATTCTGGTTCCGGTTCTGGTTCCGCTCAGGCGGATGCCGAGACGGCGGCCTACGGTCCGCACTGGGCGGGTACGGTCGGCCCCGGCGAGCAGAGTCCGCAGGGGTATCAGGATTCCGTGCGGCAGGCACTCGACCGCATCGCCGCCGGCGAGCTGAGCAAGGTCGTGCTGGCCCGCGATCTCAGCGGCAGCATCCCGGCGGGCTCCGACCTGCGCCGCCTCGTGCGCGCTCTGTCGACCGGTTACCCCGATACCTGGGCGTTCGCGGTCGACGGGCTCATCGGAGCGAGTCCCGAGACGCTCGTCACCGTGCAGGAGCGCACGGTCACGGCGCGGGTGCTGGCCGGAACCATCGGACGCGGGGCGGACGCGGATGCCGACACTGCGGCATCCGCTCATCTGGCCTCGAGCACGAAAGACCTCGACGAGCATCAGTACGCCGTGCAGAGCGTGCTGGCCTCGCTGCGGCCGCACACTCGCGCGCTCGCCGCGAGCGAACAGCCGTTCCTGCTGAAGCTGCCGAATCTCTTCCACCTCGCGACCGACGTCGAAGGGGAACTGGCCGACGGAGGGTCATCGCTCGACCTCGTCGGAGCGCTGCATCCGACCGCCGCCGTCGCAGGCACTCCGACCTCGGCGGCGATCGCCGCGATCCGCGAGCTCGAGCCGTTCGATCGCGGGCGCTACGCCGGCCCCGTCGGATGGGTCGACCAGGCCGGCAACGGCGAGTGGGCGATCGCGCTGCGCTGCGCACAGTTCTCCGTCGCCGCGGGCGCCGATGCCGGAGCCGACATCGCCGTCACCGCCTACGCCGGTGCCGGGATCGTGGCCGGCTCGGATCCGGAGTCCGAGCTGCTCGAGACCCGGGTGAAGTTCCGCCCGCTGGTCGACGCGCTCGCCTGA
- a CDS encoding class I SAM-dependent methyltransferase: protein MTPNEVNRADLGKDPARVSGMFDQVAAGYDRTNTAMTVGNDALWRAATTRAVAPKPGEKILDLGAGTASSSASLARSGAQVVAADFSPGMLAEGERRHGSIRNLSFVQADATDLPFSDGEFDAVTMSYALRNVNDPKKALRELLRVTKPGGRLVINEFSTPPSGLFRAGYRFYNSQVLPRVARVAGTNGEAYDYLNESIREWPDQKRLAAWIREAGWTDVAYRNLSFGIVALHRARKPDVSASA from the coding sequence GTGACCCCGAACGAAGTGAACCGCGCCGATCTCGGCAAGGACCCCGCCCGCGTCAGCGGCATGTTCGACCAGGTCGCCGCCGGGTATGACCGCACGAACACGGCGATGACCGTCGGCAACGACGCTCTCTGGCGCGCGGCCACCACCCGCGCTGTGGCTCCGAAGCCGGGCGAGAAGATCCTCGACCTCGGCGCAGGCACGGCGTCGTCGTCGGCCTCCCTCGCACGCAGCGGCGCTCAGGTCGTCGCGGCCGACTTCTCGCCGGGCATGCTCGCCGAGGGCGAGCGTCGACACGGCAGCATCCGCAATCTCTCGTTCGTGCAGGCGGATGCCACCGACCTGCCCTTCTCCGACGGCGAGTTCGACGCGGTCACCATGTCCTACGCGCTGCGCAACGTCAACGATCCGAAGAAGGCGCTGCGCGAGCTGCTGCGCGTCACGAAGCCGGGCGGCCGCCTCGTGATCAACGAGTTCTCCACCCCGCCGAGCGGACTGTTCCGCGCCGGATACCGCTTCTACAACTCGCAGGTCCTGCCGCGCGTGGCCCGCGTCGCAGGCACCAACGGCGAGGCGTACGACTATCTGAACGAGTCGATCCGCGAGTGGCCCGATCAGAAGAGGCTCGCCGCGTGGATCCGCGAGGCGGGATGGACCGACGTCGCGTATCGCAACCTGTCGTTCGGCATCGTCGCGCTGCACCGTGCGCGCAAGCCCGACGTGAGCGCTTCCGCGTGA